A region of the Penicillium psychrofluorescens genome assembly, chromosome: 6 genome:
CGATTATCAAACTGATGTTTGATCGTGGAGGCGACATCCACAGaggccagcttcttcaccGTGCAGTTTATCGAGAACACGATGTTATTGAGGTTTTGACTCTGCTCCTCGAGAAAGGTGCTCCCTTGAATGCAATCATGTACCAGGACCATGAGTTTTCTCGGGTGATACTCGATTACCTAGGCCCGGGAACCGCTTTACATAGAGCTGCAGAGTTGGGAAAGGTGGATGTTGTTCGTTACTTGCTTAGCCGCGGAGCAGACGCTACTATTCTCAATACAAAGGGTCGTACTGCTCTGGAGTGTGCAGAAAGCCAGAATCAGGCGGAAGTTGTCGAGATGCTGAAAGGTGCAGCAAACTAACATGTTATGTTCAATGAATTGATTACATTCGACGGCCTCCAGCATGGCGTAAGTGAAGGCTGAGCCCAGGGTggccattttcggcgccgGATATTTACCCTCAGCTAGCGTTGTAATATACTCTTTGCACAATGAACTGCATACTCAAGCACATCAACCCGAGAAATAATGACAGACACGCAAACAGGGTATTGAATTATGTATCATAGAgagaaaataaaaaaataTGTCCAGACAAACCATGTAGAACCAACCCAAATCTACATCCCACCCAACATCGCAAGCCGTTTCTCTAGATCCCTCACCCAAGGCTCAACCGTCTCAACATTCTCCTTTAGGGCCACCTCACCCAGCcccatcttctcttcaacaGCAATCAGTCCCTCACGCCACTGCCTaatctcctcgtccatctcaGCCTGtcgcttctccagcgcatccagctcaCCagccgcctgcgccgcgccGGCATGGCACGCGCGCAGAGAGCGCAGACGCTCCAGTACACTGGGGAGCAAAGGGTGCAGAGACTGAATGGTTGGGAGGGTAGCGTAGAGCGCGTGGATCTTGGCTGCgtgctcgtcgtcgacggggGCAGAGGCAGAGGCAGAGGAAGGGTCGGGATCGTCTtccgaggtggacgaggcgatCCGCGCGGCTTGGGCTGCTTTTGCGGCGTCGATAGCGCGGCGGCGCGCGGAGGCGAGCGCCTCTGCGTCTGTTGTTAGTTTGCGGACTCGGGTTGAGAGGGCTTCGAGGTGTGGTGTTGTGAGACCCGGTACGGCGGAGGCGCCTGAGCCCGGTGGTGCTGTGCTGAGGGCTGTGGTGGAGGCTGCGTTTGTGCCGACTAGGAGGCCTGTTAGGGCCGAGAGGCGCGAGGAGAGATGCTCGAGTGCTGGCAGGACGGGTTGCagggctggcgaggaggtcCCGTCTATGATGAACGGGttcgaggagctggagattCCCATTGAGGATTCTATGAGGGCTAGGCGGGTGTCGAAGGCTGCGGCGTGGGAGATTATCCCCGCGGAGGGGGGTGCGggcgctggagatgatgtGGCTGCATCCGCTGGTTTTGTGGGTTGttttggttgttgttgttgcgaTTGCGAGTCGgatgcagatgcagaaaCAGCGGGATGGGCATCGGAGGCTAGCTTTTGAGAGAGCAGCGCGGCAGCCGAATGTGACGAGGCAAGGTCACCCCGCGAAGAGGCATAaagatggtcgagggcgCGGCTCAGTTCCGCGACGCCATCCCcaagcttctccttctcctctccgGACttgccaccagcagcaacagcagaagctcccccttctttcttctccgcagcagcatcaGGCTGATTCTCCATCTCGATCTTAagatcctcaacctcccTCCTCAACCTAGCCAATCTCCTCtccacgccctcctcctcactgTCACTCAGATCCCCAACTTCCTCGGTGCCATCCTCGCGTCTCCGTCTctgacgatgacgacgactGTGGCTCTTACTCCGGTACGCGGACCGCTTCTCGGCAATGCTATCTGAGAAATTGGCCTTGCGGGCGTCCACGGCCGCGCCCTCGAAGTGCAGACGCGCTTGGTCGGCGTTGACGCCTTCGCGGTCGATGTCAGAGACTGCGTCGTCGTGATCGGAGTCTGTGCGGATTGTAGTTGTCTTTTTTACTGTCAGTTTCTGTTTTGGAACGGGGGTGCATTGATAGTTAAACTCACGGGGACGGTAGATGCTCCGTCCGTTAGGTCGGGGGGATCGGTTTCGTAGATATCTGGGGCGGAGTCCTGGGTGGGAATGAATTAGGAGGGAGTGGTTGAAGAATTATCGAGTGTAGTGTTCGCTCACCAGATCCGGAAGCCCGGCGTATTTCTTGTTGAAGGCCATGGTGCTGTCGTTGTTATTGGAGTTTCCAGATTCAGGGTTGTTGATGGATGCATGTCAGGTGACTGTGAGAGTGATTGCCTCAGGCAGCCAAGACAGACGCCCTTCCCGCAATCACAAGCATTCACTTGCCTCGGGAGGAAAGAACCCACGGGAAGAATGACGCACTATTTAACTCTTCCCCTGTCCATCTTTTAAAAGACTCCCCCTCTTCGTCCTCTGCAATTGCCTCTACTCGCTGCCTCTCTCCATTTGCACCCCTGCACTCTTCTCTGAACGAACTCCCCACCACCCCCGCATTCTACATACTCCCCACAACCAACAATGGCCGCTCCCGCCGATATCACAATCAAGAACCTCAATGGCGAGTGGGTGATGGTACGTCTACCTCCTCCCAGTGTCTGAACTGCGCACTAACTGTGTAACAGGACGCAACCCTGTCCGACCCTGCGGACCCAATCCTCGCTCTGGTATGTCCATATCTGTCACTACTCTCCATAAACCCCAATACTAACACCCCTCCTAGCAAGGAATGAGCTGGTTCCTCCGCAAAGCTCTCCCCTACGCAACTGTGACCCTACACGTACACTCGTACGCCGACCCAGACCCCGCCAAGAAAGGCGTGTAccacatcgacatcgaccaAGTGATCACGGGCGGAATCACGGGCAGTTCCGAGCACCGCGTGCTAGACTGGGAAGATCGCGAGCACGTAGACAACATCTTCGGAACGCTGAGCGGGCGATCGCGAATGCTGCGCGGTACTGAGGTTGAGGGCACTGTGCGGCCAGCCATTGAATTCCAGACGAATGTCGGGGATCCGGAGGCGGATGCGCGCGTGCAGAAGTTTTTGAGGGGAGAGACGCTACTGGATGGATCCAAGGCGGAGGGGTTTCTCGTTGATGATAATGACGAGGGAGCTGAGTTTGGGGAAGGCAAGGGGCTTTGGGCGCAGAGCTTTGTCGTTAATGAGGAGTATAAGTGGACGGCGGAGCAGATTTGGGGGTTTGAGATTGTTAATGGCGAGAGGAGGCATACGAGGCGGGTAGCTGTTGCTAAGGAGGGTCAGGTCGAGCTTGCGCGGTTGGTGTATACTTTCAATGCgagaaggggggaaggggaggagaagggtgaGGACGACCTCGAGGTTGAGTACTGAGATGGTAGAGAGAGGATGAATGATTGTTGCTAGCTTTCGATAGCTGCTTGTGGTCTTGCTCAATGATGAGATAATGGATACCATTTGTGCCGCGGTGCATAGGATATGCTGATGTAGTTACCAAATGTAGCGACTAGACTATAGAATCAAGTGTGGACGGATCTCGGAAAGCATATATACACAGCGCAAACGGACATCTCGGTCCAGGCCAAGGAAAATGCATTCTTTTGGATAATAGATTCAGAACAAGACAAAACATCATAAACAAACACTGCTTCCCACCCTACGAGTGAGTCGGCATGATCACGCTCGCCTTGCTGCTCGTCGCATCCTCACTGCGCCAGTGGCTCGTCACCGTCTTCTGCTGGGTAAAGAACTGCAGACCAGGCTTGCCGTAGAAGGTAttcgcaccaccaccggcaatACTCTTCTTGTTACCAGTGAAGGAAAACATCGGCAGCGGCACAGGGATGGGCACGTTAATACCCAGCTGGCCAGCCTCGATATCCTTCTGGAAGCGCGAAGCAGTCGGGCCCGAGCGCGTGAAGATCGCGGCGCCATTGCCGTACTCGTTCGCGTTGATCAGGTTGATGGCGTCGTCGAGGGTGGGCGTGTTGACACAGACGAGGACGGGGCCGAAGATCTCTTCGCGGTAGCACTTCATGTCGGGTGTGACGTTGGTGATGATTGTGGGACCGATGAAGTTGCCGTTGGGGTAGTCCTTCGGCTTGCAGCCACGGCcatcgaggaggatggtggcgccctccgcctcggcgcTAGCAATCAGATCCTcgatgcgcttcttgctCTCCGGGCTGATGACAGGACCCAGGTCTGCGCCTTCTTCGAAACCACCGTTCACGTTCAGGGCCTTAGCCCGCTCGGCGATGTCAGTTAGCCACTCCTTCGTCTCGCCGACCATGACCACCGTGCTGAGAGCCATGCAGCGCTGGCCGGCAGCACCGAATGCAGCACCGACAATGGCGTTGAGCGCATGGTTCTTGTTGCAGTCCGGCAGGACGGCGGCGTGGTTCTTAGCGCCCAGGTTGGCCTGCACGCGCTTGCCGTTCGCAGAGCCACGGGTGTAGATGTACTCGCCGGCCCGGTTGCTGCCAACAAAGCTGATAGCCTTGATGGCGGGTTCGTCGAGAATGAAGTCCACGGTCTTCGCGGACCCGTGGATGATATTGATGACACCCGCCGGGAATCCGGCTTCCTTGGCCAATTCGGCTAGGATCATTGCCGCGCCAGGGTCCCGCTCCGATGGCTTGAGGACTAGGCAGTTACCAGTCACCGTGGCGATGGGGATGCACCACAGGGGAATCATGGCAGGGAAGTCTGAATCGTCAATCAGTACTTTTCTCGTTCTCGTACAAGATATTCGCGGGCAACTTACTGAACGGGCAGATGGCCGCCACAACACCGAGCGGCTCTCGGTAGCTGCGCGTCTCCATATCCTTAgccacctccagcacctcaCCGGTCATCTGAGTAGGGATACCGCAAGCAGTCTCGGCAACCTGCAGACCACGCAGGACATCGCCCTTGGCATCGG
Encoded here:
- a CDS encoding uncharacterized protein (ID:PFLUO_008850-T1.cds;~source:funannotate), whose protein sequence is MAFNKKYAGLPDLDSAPDIYETDPPDLTDGASTVPTTTIRTDSDHDDAVSDIDREGVNADQARLHFEGAAVDARKANFSDSIAEKRSAYRSKSHSRRHRQRRRREDGTEEVGDLSDSEEEGVERRLARLRREVEDLKIEMENQPDAAAEKKEGGASAVAAGGKSGEEKEKLGDGVAELSRALDHLYASSRGDLASSHSAAALLSQKLASDAHPAVSASASDSQSQQQQPKQPTKPADAATSSPAPAPPSAGIISHAAAFDTRLALIESSMGISSSSNPFIIDGTSSPALQPVLPALEHLSSRLSALTGLLVGTNAASTTALSTAPPGSGASAVPGLTTPHLEALSTRVRKLTTDAEALASARRRAIDAAKAAQAARIASSTSEDDPDPSSASASAPVDDEHAAKIHALYATLPTIQSLHPLLPSVLERLRSLRACHAGAAQAAGELDALEKRQAEMDEEIRQWREGLIAVEEKMGLGEVALKENVETVEPWVRDLEKRLAMLGGM
- a CDS encoding uncharacterized protein (ID:PFLUO_008851-T1.cds;~source:funannotate) — translated: MAAPADITIKNLNGEWVMDATLSDPADPILALQGMSWFLRKALPYATVTLHVHSYADPDPAKKGVYHIDIDQVITGGITGSSEHRVLDWEDREHVDNIFGTLSGRSRMLRGTEVEGTVRPAIEFQTNVGDPEADARVQKFLRGETLLDGSKAEGFLVDDNDEGAEFGEGKGLWAQSFVVNEEYKWTAEQIWGFEIVNGERRHTRRVAVAKEGQVELARLVYTFNARRGEGEEKGEDDLEVEY
- a CDS encoding uncharacterized protein (ID:PFLUO_008852-T1.cds;~source:funannotate) — encoded protein: MAARRSLARSLPALRAATPRTSVSGRSLTTTTKSTTPAIASMTTRTGSSPATLSATRRLHATARQLNGGTTSAATTATEYPTDHQRIANPLDTANFLDNEFVPSKASTWIDLHDPATNNLVTRVPQSTDEELQAAVRSAVKAFPAWRATSIMARQQIMFKFVGLIRANWDRLAASITLEQGKTFADAKGDVLRGLQVAETACGIPTQMTGEVLEVAKDMETRSYREPLGVVAAICPFNFPAMIPLWCIPIATVTGNCLVLKPSERDPGAAMILAELAKEAGFPAGVINIIHGSAKTVDFILDEPAIKAISFVGSNRAGEYIYTRGSANGKRVQANLGAKNHAAVLPDCNKNHALNAIVGAAFGAAGQRCMALSTVVMVGETKEWLTDIAERAKALNVNGGFEEGADLGPVISPESKKRIEDLIASAEAEGATILLDGRGCKPKDYPNGNFIGPTIITNVTPDMKCYREEIFGPVLVCVNTPTLDDAINLINANEYGNGAAIFTRSGPTASRFQKDIEAGQLGINVPIPVPLPMFSFTGNKKSIAGGGANTFYGKPGLQFFTQQKTVTSHWRSEDATSSKASVIMPTHS